One stretch of Ooceraea biroi isolate clonal line C1 chromosome 4, Obir_v5.4, whole genome shotgun sequence DNA includes these proteins:
- the LOC105284853 gene encoding runt-related transcription factor 1 isoform X4, with protein sequence MDIFGRCNGGGSGSTVAGSGAGSVRTSSNESAGGGGTSSGGTSESGGSASSRMQLTGASAPGAAASPESGVSPLTDAYTKMTSDILAERTLGDFVSEHPGELVRTGSPHLVCTVLPTHWRSNKTLPVAFKVVALGDVGDGTLVTVRAGNDENCCAELRNSTALMKNQVAKFNDLRFVGRSGRGKSFTLTITVSTTPPQVATYTKAIKVTVDGPREPRSKTRQQQQFHAFAFASQRGGPFFASPLVDPLQPLPNPLQPLPNPLQPRDPLSSFRHAMPGNCQNMSQFGLTASNSWGYGSTAGYAGYLPGPLSSCAAQASFPPPPPPPPPPPPSSTLASFAGTASMSTPTAPDSTAGSTVTSGTSNTGSTPQQDAFSAVSSLVPDTTTPGQSDPLDPLSSLMSGGSTSQRYQDYVSPRSLSTDSSTTESPVHEEQGFGQNYGNYFPTPGVLPSILYSQLYGNQFQNSESAEQRAVADSCSVRQEEVRPDNNVWRPY encoded by the exons ATGGATATATTCGGCCGTTgcaacggcggcggcagcggaaGCACGGTAGCCGGAAGCGGTGCTGGCTCGGTGAGGACGTCCAGCAACGAGTCCGCTGGTGGTGGCGGCACGTCGAGCGGCGGTACCAGCGAGAGCGGCGGTAGCGCGAGCAGCAGGATGCAGTTGACAGGAGCCTCGGCTCCTGGTGCAGCTGCCTCGCCGGAATCGGGCGTCTCACCGTTGACCGATGCTTACACCAAGATGACCAGCGACATCCTCGCCGAAAGGACTCTGGGCGACTTTGTCAGCGAGCATCCCGGCGAGCTGGTCAGAACAG GCTCGCCGCACTTGGTCTGCACCGTCCTGCCGACGCACTGGAGATCCAACAAAACTCTTCCGGTGGCTTTCAAGGTTGTGGCCCTCGGCGACGTGGGCGACGGCACCCTCGTGACTGTTCGTGCTGGCAACGACGAGAACTGCTGTGCCGAGCTTAGAAATTCGACGGCTCTGATGAAGAATCAAGTCGCCAAGTTCAACGACCTGAGGTTCGTCGGCAGAAGCGGAAGAG GCAAGAGCTTCACCTTGACGATAACGGTGTCGACAACGCCGCCGCAAGTCGCCACTTATACCAAGGCGATCAAGGTGACCGTGGACGGGCCGCGTGAGCCACGATCCAAGACCA GGCAGCAACAACAGTTTCATGCTTTCGCATTCGCTTCGCAACGAGGTGGTCCGTTCTTCGCCTCACCGTTAGTGGACCCATTGCAACCTCTGCCAAATCCGTTGCAACCGTTACCGAATCCGCTCCAGCCGAGGGATCCGTTATCTTCCTTCAGACATGCGATGCCTGGTAATTGTCAGA ATATGTCTCAGTTCGGCCTGACAGCGAGCAATTCCTGGGGGTACGGCAGCACGGCCGGGTACGCCGGTTACCTTCCGGGTCCCCTGTCGTCGTGCGCCGCACAGGCATCGTTTCCGCCCCCGCCGCCACCTCCACCACCACCTCCGCCGTCATCCACGTTAGCATCCTTCGCAGGCACGGCCTCAATGAGCACCCCGACGGCACCGGACTCGACGGCGGGCTCGACCGTCACATCCGGCACCAGCAATACCGGTTCCACGCCGCAGCAGGACGCCTTCTCCGCCGTTTCCTCTC TCGTACCCGACACTACGACGCCGGGCCAGTCTGATCCCTTGGACCCGCTGAGCAGCCTCATGTCTGGCGGCTCCACCAGCCAAAGGTATCAGGACTACGTGTCTCCCAGATCGCTATCTACCGACTCCAGCACGACCGAGAGCCCGGTGCACGAGGAGCAGGGCTTCGGACAAAATTATGGCAATTATTTCCCGACACCCGGCGTTCTGCCCAGCATCCTCTATTCCCAGCTATACGGGAACCAATTCCAGAATTCCGAGAGCGCTGAGCAGAGGGCCGTCGCGGACAGCTGCAGCGTCAGGCAAGAGGAGGTCAGACCGGACAACAACGTCTGGAGACCGTACTGA
- the LOC105284853 gene encoding protein lozenge isoform X5 produces MDIFGRCNGGGSGSTVAGSGAGSVRTSSNESAGGGGTSSGGTSESGGSASSRMQLTGASAPGAAASPESGVSPLTDAYTKMTSDILAERTLGDFVSEHPGELVRTGSPHLVCTVLPTHWRSNKTLPVAFKVVALGDVGDGTLVTVRAGNDENCCAELRNSTALMKNQVAKFNDLRFVGRSGRGKSFTLTITVSTTPPQVATYTKAIKVTVDGPREPRSKTSEYHLLSLLGQQQQFHAFAFASQRGGPFFASPLVDPLQPLPNPLQPLPNPLQPRDPLSSFRHAMPGNCQIVPDTTTPGQSDPLDPLSSLMSGGSTSQRYQDYVSPRSLSTDSSTTESPVHEEQGFGQNYGNYFPTPGVLPSILYSQLYGNQFQNSESAEQRAVADSCSVRQEEVRPDNNVWRPY; encoded by the exons ATGGATATATTCGGCCGTTgcaacggcggcggcagcggaaGCACGGTAGCCGGAAGCGGTGCTGGCTCGGTGAGGACGTCCAGCAACGAGTCCGCTGGTGGTGGCGGCACGTCGAGCGGCGGTACCAGCGAGAGCGGCGGTAGCGCGAGCAGCAGGATGCAGTTGACAGGAGCCTCGGCTCCTGGTGCAGCTGCCTCGCCGGAATCGGGCGTCTCACCGTTGACCGATGCTTACACCAAGATGACCAGCGACATCCTCGCCGAAAGGACTCTGGGCGACTTTGTCAGCGAGCATCCCGGCGAGCTGGTCAGAACAG GCTCGCCGCACTTGGTCTGCACCGTCCTGCCGACGCACTGGAGATCCAACAAAACTCTTCCGGTGGCTTTCAAGGTTGTGGCCCTCGGCGACGTGGGCGACGGCACCCTCGTGACTGTTCGTGCTGGCAACGACGAGAACTGCTGTGCCGAGCTTAGAAATTCGACGGCTCTGATGAAGAATCAAGTCGCCAAGTTCAACGACCTGAGGTTCGTCGGCAGAAGCGGAAGAG GCAAGAGCTTCACCTTGACGATAACGGTGTCGACAACGCCGCCGCAAGTCGCCACTTATACCAAGGCGATCAAGGTGACCGTGGACGGGCCGCGTGAGCCACGATCCAAGACCAGTGAGTATcact TGCTGTCTCTTTTAGGGCAGCAACAACAGTTTCATGCTTTCGCATTCGCTTCGCAACGAGGTGGTCCGTTCTTCGCCTCACCGTTAGTGGACCCATTGCAACCTCTGCCAAATCCGTTGCAACCGTTACCGAATCCGCTCCAGCCGAGGGATCCGTTATCTTCCTTCAGACATGCGATGCCTGGTAATTGTCAGA TCGTACCCGACACTACGACGCCGGGCCAGTCTGATCCCTTGGACCCGCTGAGCAGCCTCATGTCTGGCGGCTCCACCAGCCAAAGGTATCAGGACTACGTGTCTCCCAGATCGCTATCTACCGACTCCAGCACGACCGAGAGCCCGGTGCACGAGGAGCAGGGCTTCGGACAAAATTATGGCAATTATTTCCCGACACCCGGCGTTCTGCCCAGCATCCTCTATTCCCAGCTATACGGGAACCAATTCCAGAATTCCGAGAGCGCTGAGCAGAGGGCCGTCGCGGACAGCTGCAGCGTCAGGCAAGAGGAGGTCAGACCGGACAACAACGTCTGGAGACCGTACTGA
- the LOC105284853 gene encoding runt-related transcription factor 1 isoform X2 — protein sequence MDIFGRCNGGGSGSTVAGSGAGSVRTSSNESAGGGGTSSGGTSESGGSASSRMQLTGASAPGAAASPESGVSPLTDAYTKMTSDILAERTLGDFVSEHPGELVRTGSPHLVCTVLPTHWRSNKTLPVAFKVVALGDVGDGTLVTVRAGNDENCCAELRNSTALMKNQVAKFNDLRFVGRSGRGKSFTLTITVSTTPPQVATYTKAIKVTVDGPREPRSKTMLSLLGQQQQFHAFAFASQRGGPFFASPLVDPLQPLPNPLQPLPNPLQPRDPLSSFRHAMPGNCQNMSQFGLTASNSWGYGSTAGYAGYLPGPLSSCAAQASFPPPPPPPPPPPPSSTLASFAGTASMSTPTAPDSTAGSTVTSGTSNTGSTPQQDAFSAVSSLVPDTTTPGQSDPLDPLSSLMSGGSTSQRYQDYVSPRSLSTDSSTTESPVHEEQGFGQNYGNYFPTPGVLPSILYSQLYGNQFQNSESAEQRAVADSCSVRQEEVRPDNNVWRPY from the exons ATGGATATATTCGGCCGTTgcaacggcggcggcagcggaaGCACGGTAGCCGGAAGCGGTGCTGGCTCGGTGAGGACGTCCAGCAACGAGTCCGCTGGTGGTGGCGGCACGTCGAGCGGCGGTACCAGCGAGAGCGGCGGTAGCGCGAGCAGCAGGATGCAGTTGACAGGAGCCTCGGCTCCTGGTGCAGCTGCCTCGCCGGAATCGGGCGTCTCACCGTTGACCGATGCTTACACCAAGATGACCAGCGACATCCTCGCCGAAAGGACTCTGGGCGACTTTGTCAGCGAGCATCCCGGCGAGCTGGTCAGAACAG GCTCGCCGCACTTGGTCTGCACCGTCCTGCCGACGCACTGGAGATCCAACAAAACTCTTCCGGTGGCTTTCAAGGTTGTGGCCCTCGGCGACGTGGGCGACGGCACCCTCGTGACTGTTCGTGCTGGCAACGACGAGAACTGCTGTGCCGAGCTTAGAAATTCGACGGCTCTGATGAAGAATCAAGTCGCCAAGTTCAACGACCTGAGGTTCGTCGGCAGAAGCGGAAGAG GCAAGAGCTTCACCTTGACGATAACGGTGTCGACAACGCCGCCGCAAGTCGCCACTTATACCAAGGCGATCAAGGTGACCGTGGACGGGCCGCGTGAGCCACGATCCAAGACCA TGCTGTCTCTTTTAGGGCAGCAACAACAGTTTCATGCTTTCGCATTCGCTTCGCAACGAGGTGGTCCGTTCTTCGCCTCACCGTTAGTGGACCCATTGCAACCTCTGCCAAATCCGTTGCAACCGTTACCGAATCCGCTCCAGCCGAGGGATCCGTTATCTTCCTTCAGACATGCGATGCCTGGTAATTGTCAGA ATATGTCTCAGTTCGGCCTGACAGCGAGCAATTCCTGGGGGTACGGCAGCACGGCCGGGTACGCCGGTTACCTTCCGGGTCCCCTGTCGTCGTGCGCCGCACAGGCATCGTTTCCGCCCCCGCCGCCACCTCCACCACCACCTCCGCCGTCATCCACGTTAGCATCCTTCGCAGGCACGGCCTCAATGAGCACCCCGACGGCACCGGACTCGACGGCGGGCTCGACCGTCACATCCGGCACCAGCAATACCGGTTCCACGCCGCAGCAGGACGCCTTCTCCGCCGTTTCCTCTC TCGTACCCGACACTACGACGCCGGGCCAGTCTGATCCCTTGGACCCGCTGAGCAGCCTCATGTCTGGCGGCTCCACCAGCCAAAGGTATCAGGACTACGTGTCTCCCAGATCGCTATCTACCGACTCCAGCACGACCGAGAGCCCGGTGCACGAGGAGCAGGGCTTCGGACAAAATTATGGCAATTATTTCCCGACACCCGGCGTTCTGCCCAGCATCCTCTATTCCCAGCTATACGGGAACCAATTCCAGAATTCCGAGAGCGCTGAGCAGAGGGCCGTCGCGGACAGCTGCAGCGTCAGGCAAGAGGAGGTCAGACCGGACAACAACGTCTGGAGACCGTACTGA
- the LOC105284853 gene encoding runt-related transcription factor 1 isoform X3 has protein sequence MDIFGRCNGGGSGSTVAGSGAGSVRTSSNESAGGGGTSSGGTSESGGSASSRMQLTGASAPGAAASPESGVSPLTDAYTKMTSDILAERTLGDFVSEHPGELVRTGSPHLVCTVLPTHWRSNKTLPVAFKVVALGDVGDGTLVTVRAGNDENCCAELRNSTALMKNQVAKFNDLRFVGRSGRGKSFTLTITVSTTPPQVATYTKAIKVTVDGPREPRSKTSEYHWQQQQFHAFAFASQRGGPFFASPLVDPLQPLPNPLQPLPNPLQPRDPLSSFRHAMPGNCQNMSQFGLTASNSWGYGSTAGYAGYLPGPLSSCAAQASFPPPPPPPPPPPPSSTLASFAGTASMSTPTAPDSTAGSTVTSGTSNTGSTPQQDAFSAVSSLVPDTTTPGQSDPLDPLSSLMSGGSTSQRYQDYVSPRSLSTDSSTTESPVHEEQGFGQNYGNYFPTPGVLPSILYSQLYGNQFQNSESAEQRAVADSCSVRQEEVRPDNNVWRPY, from the exons ATGGATATATTCGGCCGTTgcaacggcggcggcagcggaaGCACGGTAGCCGGAAGCGGTGCTGGCTCGGTGAGGACGTCCAGCAACGAGTCCGCTGGTGGTGGCGGCACGTCGAGCGGCGGTACCAGCGAGAGCGGCGGTAGCGCGAGCAGCAGGATGCAGTTGACAGGAGCCTCGGCTCCTGGTGCAGCTGCCTCGCCGGAATCGGGCGTCTCACCGTTGACCGATGCTTACACCAAGATGACCAGCGACATCCTCGCCGAAAGGACTCTGGGCGACTTTGTCAGCGAGCATCCCGGCGAGCTGGTCAGAACAG GCTCGCCGCACTTGGTCTGCACCGTCCTGCCGACGCACTGGAGATCCAACAAAACTCTTCCGGTGGCTTTCAAGGTTGTGGCCCTCGGCGACGTGGGCGACGGCACCCTCGTGACTGTTCGTGCTGGCAACGACGAGAACTGCTGTGCCGAGCTTAGAAATTCGACGGCTCTGATGAAGAATCAAGTCGCCAAGTTCAACGACCTGAGGTTCGTCGGCAGAAGCGGAAGAG GCAAGAGCTTCACCTTGACGATAACGGTGTCGACAACGCCGCCGCAAGTCGCCACTTATACCAAGGCGATCAAGGTGACCGTGGACGGGCCGCGTGAGCCACGATCCAAGACCAGTGAGTATcact GGCAGCAACAACAGTTTCATGCTTTCGCATTCGCTTCGCAACGAGGTGGTCCGTTCTTCGCCTCACCGTTAGTGGACCCATTGCAACCTCTGCCAAATCCGTTGCAACCGTTACCGAATCCGCTCCAGCCGAGGGATCCGTTATCTTCCTTCAGACATGCGATGCCTGGTAATTGTCAGA ATATGTCTCAGTTCGGCCTGACAGCGAGCAATTCCTGGGGGTACGGCAGCACGGCCGGGTACGCCGGTTACCTTCCGGGTCCCCTGTCGTCGTGCGCCGCACAGGCATCGTTTCCGCCCCCGCCGCCACCTCCACCACCACCTCCGCCGTCATCCACGTTAGCATCCTTCGCAGGCACGGCCTCAATGAGCACCCCGACGGCACCGGACTCGACGGCGGGCTCGACCGTCACATCCGGCACCAGCAATACCGGTTCCACGCCGCAGCAGGACGCCTTCTCCGCCGTTTCCTCTC TCGTACCCGACACTACGACGCCGGGCCAGTCTGATCCCTTGGACCCGCTGAGCAGCCTCATGTCTGGCGGCTCCACCAGCCAAAGGTATCAGGACTACGTGTCTCCCAGATCGCTATCTACCGACTCCAGCACGACCGAGAGCCCGGTGCACGAGGAGCAGGGCTTCGGACAAAATTATGGCAATTATTTCCCGACACCCGGCGTTCTGCCCAGCATCCTCTATTCCCAGCTATACGGGAACCAATTCCAGAATTCCGAGAGCGCTGAGCAGAGGGCCGTCGCGGACAGCTGCAGCGTCAGGCAAGAGGAGGTCAGACCGGACAACAACGTCTGGAGACCGTACTGA
- the LOC105284853 gene encoding runt-related transcription factor 1 isoform X1 has product MDIFGRCNGGGSGSTVAGSGAGSVRTSSNESAGGGGTSSGGTSESGGSASSRMQLTGASAPGAAASPESGVSPLTDAYTKMTSDILAERTLGDFVSEHPGELVRTGSPHLVCTVLPTHWRSNKTLPVAFKVVALGDVGDGTLVTVRAGNDENCCAELRNSTALMKNQVAKFNDLRFVGRSGRGKSFTLTITVSTTPPQVATYTKAIKVTVDGPREPRSKTSEYHLLSLLGQQQQFHAFAFASQRGGPFFASPLVDPLQPLPNPLQPLPNPLQPRDPLSSFRHAMPGNCQNMSQFGLTASNSWGYGSTAGYAGYLPGPLSSCAAQASFPPPPPPPPPPPPSSTLASFAGTASMSTPTAPDSTAGSTVTSGTSNTGSTPQQDAFSAVSSLVPDTTTPGQSDPLDPLSSLMSGGSTSQRYQDYVSPRSLSTDSSTTESPVHEEQGFGQNYGNYFPTPGVLPSILYSQLYGNQFQNSESAEQRAVADSCSVRQEEVRPDNNVWRPY; this is encoded by the exons ATGGATATATTCGGCCGTTgcaacggcggcggcagcggaaGCACGGTAGCCGGAAGCGGTGCTGGCTCGGTGAGGACGTCCAGCAACGAGTCCGCTGGTGGTGGCGGCACGTCGAGCGGCGGTACCAGCGAGAGCGGCGGTAGCGCGAGCAGCAGGATGCAGTTGACAGGAGCCTCGGCTCCTGGTGCAGCTGCCTCGCCGGAATCGGGCGTCTCACCGTTGACCGATGCTTACACCAAGATGACCAGCGACATCCTCGCCGAAAGGACTCTGGGCGACTTTGTCAGCGAGCATCCCGGCGAGCTGGTCAGAACAG GCTCGCCGCACTTGGTCTGCACCGTCCTGCCGACGCACTGGAGATCCAACAAAACTCTTCCGGTGGCTTTCAAGGTTGTGGCCCTCGGCGACGTGGGCGACGGCACCCTCGTGACTGTTCGTGCTGGCAACGACGAGAACTGCTGTGCCGAGCTTAGAAATTCGACGGCTCTGATGAAGAATCAAGTCGCCAAGTTCAACGACCTGAGGTTCGTCGGCAGAAGCGGAAGAG GCAAGAGCTTCACCTTGACGATAACGGTGTCGACAACGCCGCCGCAAGTCGCCACTTATACCAAGGCGATCAAGGTGACCGTGGACGGGCCGCGTGAGCCACGATCCAAGACCAGTGAGTATcact TGCTGTCTCTTTTAGGGCAGCAACAACAGTTTCATGCTTTCGCATTCGCTTCGCAACGAGGTGGTCCGTTCTTCGCCTCACCGTTAGTGGACCCATTGCAACCTCTGCCAAATCCGTTGCAACCGTTACCGAATCCGCTCCAGCCGAGGGATCCGTTATCTTCCTTCAGACATGCGATGCCTGGTAATTGTCAGA ATATGTCTCAGTTCGGCCTGACAGCGAGCAATTCCTGGGGGTACGGCAGCACGGCCGGGTACGCCGGTTACCTTCCGGGTCCCCTGTCGTCGTGCGCCGCACAGGCATCGTTTCCGCCCCCGCCGCCACCTCCACCACCACCTCCGCCGTCATCCACGTTAGCATCCTTCGCAGGCACGGCCTCAATGAGCACCCCGACGGCACCGGACTCGACGGCGGGCTCGACCGTCACATCCGGCACCAGCAATACCGGTTCCACGCCGCAGCAGGACGCCTTCTCCGCCGTTTCCTCTC TCGTACCCGACACTACGACGCCGGGCCAGTCTGATCCCTTGGACCCGCTGAGCAGCCTCATGTCTGGCGGCTCCACCAGCCAAAGGTATCAGGACTACGTGTCTCCCAGATCGCTATCTACCGACTCCAGCACGACCGAGAGCCCGGTGCACGAGGAGCAGGGCTTCGGACAAAATTATGGCAATTATTTCCCGACACCCGGCGTTCTGCCCAGCATCCTCTATTCCCAGCTATACGGGAACCAATTCCAGAATTCCGAGAGCGCTGAGCAGAGGGCCGTCGCGGACAGCTGCAGCGTCAGGCAAGAGGAGGTCAGACCGGACAACAACGTCTGGAGACCGTACTGA